Proteins encoded by one window of Pseudonocardia alni:
- a CDS encoding purine-cytosine permease family protein translates to MSGGVGTDDYALTRVPEHARYSWWSVAVQRFGQVSALSQFLLGSTLGFGMGFWDAFLAFTLGAVILELVSIGVGIIGCKEGLNTSLLARWTGFGHGGSALIGVAIGVSLVGWFGVQSGVSAEGLVTLIGGLPVWAWSLVFGLVVTMIVLWGFGSMQWVAYITVPAFLVLVGWSIGSALLGHDLGALMASPPPGPSISLVEGTTLVAGGFIVGAIITPDMTRFNRTSADVVKQTVVGFTLGEYVIGMSGVLLAHAIRSDDIITIVTSSVGWVGTLIIILGTLKINDWNLYSSGLGVVNFAGTVLGRTVSRPMVTLALGVVGSLLAAGGILDLFTGFLSVLGVVFPPIAGIMVAEYFVVKRWRGDLEAARATGALPATSPTWVPATLAVWAASALLGGLVDAGLPSVNSIVAAFVLYVVAGRLGLLRGIGVSRTEAPDRAATPAVTS, encoded by the coding sequence ATGAGCGGTGGGGTCGGTACGGACGACTACGCCCTGACCAGGGTTCCGGAGCACGCCCGGTACTCGTGGTGGAGCGTGGCGGTACAGCGGTTCGGGCAGGTGTCGGCCCTGAGCCAGTTCCTGCTCGGCTCGACACTCGGGTTCGGGATGGGGTTCTGGGACGCCTTTCTCGCCTTCACCCTCGGCGCGGTGATCCTGGAGCTGGTCTCGATCGGCGTCGGGATCATCGGCTGCAAGGAGGGCCTGAACACCTCGCTGCTGGCCCGCTGGACCGGCTTCGGCCACGGCGGCAGCGCGCTGATCGGCGTCGCGATCGGGGTGAGCCTCGTCGGCTGGTTCGGCGTGCAGTCCGGGGTCTCGGCCGAGGGCCTGGTCACGCTGATCGGCGGGCTGCCGGTCTGGGCGTGGTCGCTGGTGTTCGGCCTGGTCGTCACCATGATCGTGCTGTGGGGCTTCGGCTCGATGCAGTGGGTCGCCTACATCACCGTGCCGGCGTTCCTGGTGCTGGTCGGCTGGTCGATCGGCAGCGCCCTGCTCGGCCACGACCTCGGCGCGCTCATGGCGAGCCCGCCGCCGGGGCCGTCGATCTCGCTGGTCGAGGGCACGACGCTGGTCGCGGGCGGCTTCATCGTCGGGGCGATCATCACCCCGGACATGACCCGGTTCAACCGGACCTCCGCCGACGTGGTCAAGCAGACCGTCGTCGGGTTCACCCTCGGCGAGTACGTGATCGGCATGTCCGGTGTGCTGCTGGCGCACGCCATCCGCTCCGACGACATCATCACCATCGTCACGTCGTCGGTCGGCTGGGTCGGGACGCTGATCATCATCCTCGGCACCCTCAAGATCAACGACTGGAACCTCTACTCGTCCGGGCTGGGCGTGGTGAACTTCGCGGGAACCGTGCTCGGGCGCACTGTGAGCCGCCCGATGGTCACCCTCGCGCTCGGCGTGGTCGGCTCGCTGCTGGCCGCGGGCGGCATCCTCGACCTGTTCACCGGGTTCCTGTCGGTGCTGGGCGTGGTGTTCCCGCCGATCGCCGGGATCATGGTCGCCGAGTACTTCGTGGTGAAGCGCTGGCGCGGTGACCTGGAGGCGGCGCGGGCCACCGGTGCACTGCCCGCCACCTCACCGACCTGGGTCCCGGCGACGCTGGCCGTCTGGGCCGCGTCGGCCCTGCTCGGCGGTCTCGTCGACGCCGGGCTGCCCAGCGTGAACTCGATCGTGGCGGCCTTCGTGCTCTACGTCGTCGCCGGACGGCTCGGGCTGCTCCGCGGGATCGGTGTCAGCCGCACCGAGGCGCCGGACCGGGCCGCCACCCCCGCCGTCACGTCCTGA
- a CDS encoding LLM class F420-dependent oxidoreductase, with translation MRFGLFVPQGWRLDLVGIDPAAQWDVMRGLAEHADRGDVWESVWVYDHFHTVPAPTDEACHEAWSLMAAFAATTERVRLGQMCTCMAYRNPAYLAKVAATTDVISKGRVEMGIGGGWYEHEWRAYGYGFPRPGERLGMLDEGVQIFAQAWREGRATLHGKHYTVDDAIVAPRPLQDGGIPLWIAGGGEKVTLKIAAKYAQYTNFDGTLDGFRHKSALLADHCRDVGTDYDAIVRSANYNVAIGHTEAEVEERLARLVARLEPIVGAEKAQGALGAFRGMPGVGTPEQIVEKLSALQAVGMSYGIFYFPEAAYDRSGIELFEREVVPALRD, from the coding sequence ATGCGTTTCGGACTCTTCGTGCCCCAGGGCTGGCGTCTCGACCTCGTCGGCATCGATCCCGCCGCCCAGTGGGACGTGATGCGCGGCCTCGCCGAGCACGCCGACCGCGGCGACGTCTGGGAGTCGGTCTGGGTGTACGACCACTTCCACACCGTCCCCGCGCCCACCGACGAGGCCTGCCACGAGGCGTGGAGCCTGATGGCCGCCTTCGCCGCGACGACCGAGCGGGTGCGGCTCGGCCAGATGTGCACCTGCATGGCCTACCGCAACCCCGCGTACCTGGCGAAGGTCGCCGCCACCACCGACGTCATCTCCAAGGGCCGCGTCGAGATGGGCATCGGCGGCGGCTGGTACGAGCACGAGTGGCGCGCCTACGGCTACGGCTTCCCCCGGCCCGGCGAGCGGCTCGGCATGCTCGACGAGGGCGTGCAGATCTTCGCCCAGGCCTGGCGCGAGGGCCGGGCCACCCTGCACGGGAAGCACTACACCGTCGACGACGCCATCGTCGCGCCCCGCCCGCTCCAGGACGGCGGCATCCCGCTGTGGATCGCCGGCGGCGGCGAGAAGGTCACCCTCAAGATCGCCGCGAAGTACGCGCAGTACACCAACTTCGACGGCACCCTCGACGGCTTCCGACACAAGTCGGCGCTGCTCGCCGACCACTGCCGCGACGTCGGCACCGACTACGACGCCATCGTCCGCTCGGCCAACTACAACGTCGCGATCGGGCACACCGAGGCCGAGGTGGAGGAGCGGCTCGCCCGGCTCGTCGCCCGGCTGGAGCCGATCGTCGGTGCGGAGAAGGCCCAGGGCGCGCTGGGTGCGTTCCGCGGGATGCCCGGCGTCGGGACCCCGGAGCAGATCGTGGAGAAGCTCTCCGCGCTGCAGGCCGTCGGCATGAGCTACGGCAT